Proteins encoded by one window of Mus musculus strain C57BL/6J chromosome 10, GRCm38.p6 C57BL/6J:
- the Olfr773 gene encoding olfactory receptor 773, translating into MRNHTVTTFILLGLTDDQQLQVLIFIILFFTYSLSISGNLAIISLILVDPHLKTAMYYFLKNFAVLEISFTSASIPRYLYNIATGDKMITYNACVAQVFFTDLFGVTEFFLLAAMSYDRYVAICRPLHYLTIMSTTVCRRLVFCSWVAGLFILIPPLSLGLNLQFCDSNIIDHFVCDASPLLKISCSDTWFMEQTVLICAVLTLIITLVCVVLSYVNIIKTVLRFPSAQQKKKAFSTCSSHMIVVSITYGSCIFIYIKPSAKDEVAINKGVMILTTSIAPMLNPFIYTLRNRQVKQAFWDSIKRTIAFSKQ; encoded by the coding sequence ATGAGGAACCACACTGTCACAACTTTCATCTTACTGGGACTGACAGATGACCAGCAACTGCAGGTTCTTATCTTTATCATTCTCTTCTTCACCTACTCACTGAGCATTTCTGGAAATCTGGCCATCATCTCCCTCATCTTAGTGGATCCTCACCTTAAAACAGCCATGTACTATTTCCTTAAGAACTTTGCTGTCTTAGAGATCTCATTCACATCTGCAAGCATCCCCAGATACCTGTATAACATAGCAACAGGTGACAAAATGATTACCTATAATGCCTGTGTTGCCCAAGTATTTTTTACTGACCTCTTTGGCGTAACTGAATTCTTCCTTCTAGCTGCCAtgtcctatgaccgctatgtggccatctgcaggCCACTGCACTATTTGACTATCATGAGTACCACAGTCTGCAGAAGACTTGTGTTTTGTTCTTGGGTagctggtttatttattttaatcccCCCACTTAGCCTTGGCCTAAATCTGCAGTTCTGTGATTCCAATATTATTGATCATTTTGTCTGTGATGCTTCTCCTCTCCTTAAAATCTCTTGTTCAGACACTTGGTTCATGGAGCAGACAGTTCTCATCTGTGCTGTACTGACACTCATTATAACGCTGGTGTGTGTTGTACTCTCCTATGTTAATATCATCAAGACAGTTCTTAGATTCCCTTCTgcccaacaaaagaaaaaagccttCTCTACCTGTTCTTCCCATATGATTGTGGTTTCCATTACCTATGGCAGCTGCATCTTCATCTACATCAAGCCTTCAGCAAAGGATGAGGTGGCCATCAACAAGGGTGTGATGATTCTCACTACTTCCATTGCCCCTATGCTAAACCCCTTCATCTACACACTTAGGAATAGGCAAGTCAAGCAAGCCTTCTGGGACTCAATAAAAAGAACTATAGCATTTTCTAAGCAATAA